In Bacteroidales bacterium, a single genomic region encodes these proteins:
- a CDS encoding endonuclease/exonuclease/phosphatase family protein, which translates to MNNLFKYFVVIGALILAFSCNETSDDDPPFLDLSSKELIFWPEANQKNITVSANREFTAESSSLWCTADVISSSRDNLKISVTTNETVGEERTAEITITCDGISDILTVKQLAVEPSLSVKETTVVINEKESLDFSLEITTNIPIVFELPEWIQEGDNNEPVTGGKTYLFSAFALEDGTSSRTGDIIIRSKDPDINKNVIIPVRQNKENCILRVASYNIWVNAASWPSRKAMVNNIVRKYDFEIFGTQEGTKTHLTDITSDGTYAYIGEGRDGGGAGEYSAIIYKKDRFEVLGAGNFWYSETPEIPSRGWDAVNYNRICSWGKFRDKVSGREFYFFNSHFDHEGKKARLESSKLLLSRIKQITGDYPVFSTGDYNDTPTSEPIQTILNDGILKDSYVLSETPPYGSFGTINNTSNNTPTVRIDYIFVTSHVRIKEYGVLNDRPDGQFPSDHDPVLVVAEF; encoded by the coding sequence ATGAATAATTTATTTAAGTATTTTGTAGTAATTGGGGCGCTTATTCTTGCCTTTTCATGTAATGAAACATCCGATGATGATCCTCCCTTTTTGGATCTATCATCGAAAGAATTGATTTTTTGGCCGGAAGCCAATCAAAAAAATATTACCGTAAGCGCCAACAGGGAATTTACTGCCGAATCTTCATCACTCTGGTGTACGGCTGATGTTATATCTTCTTCACGAGACAACCTCAAAATATCTGTTACTACAAATGAAACAGTGGGAGAGGAGCGGACTGCTGAAATTACCATCACTTGTGACGGTATCAGCGATATATTGACCGTAAAGCAGCTGGCTGTTGAACCGTCTCTTTCAGTTAAAGAAACAACTGTTGTCATTAATGAAAAGGAATCTTTGGATTTTAGTTTAGAAATAACAACAAACATTCCTATTGTTTTTGAACTTCCCGAATGGATACAGGAAGGAGACAATAACGAGCCGGTAACAGGTGGGAAAACATATTTATTTTCAGCCTTTGCTTTAGAAGATGGTACCAGTTCACGTACCGGGGATATAATAATAAGATCTAAAGATCCGGACATCAATAAAAACGTCATTATACCTGTGAGGCAGAATAAGGAAAACTGTATTTTACGTGTCGCCTCTTATAATATATGGGTAAATGCTGCTTCCTGGCCGAGCAGGAAAGCTATGGTCAATAATATAGTACGTAAATATGATTTTGAAATTTTCGGTACACAGGAAGGAACCAAAACCCACCTGACCGATATTACGAGTGATGGAACTTATGCATATATCGGAGAAGGTCGTGATGGAGGTGGAGCCGGGGAGTATTCCGCAATCATTTACAAGAAAGATCGCTTTGAAGTATTGGGTGCAGGGAATTTTTGGTATTCCGAAACCCCTGAAATTCCTAGTAGAGGCTGGGATGCTGTGAATTATAACCGCATTTGTTCCTGGGGAAAATTCAGGGACAAGGTTTCCGGTCGTGAATTTTATTTTTTTAATTCTCATTTTGACCATGAGGGAAAAAAAGCTCGTCTGGAATCATCCAAACTCTTACTATCCAGAATAAAACAGATAACCGGTGATTATCCTGTTTTTTCAACAGGAGATTACAATGATACACCGACATCTGAGCCGATACAAACAATATTGAACGATGGTATCCTGAAAGATTCGTATGTTTTATCAGAAACACCCCCCTATGGCTCGTTTGGAACAATTAATAATACAAGTAATAATACACCAACGGTCAGAATAGATTATATTTTCGTGACCAGCCATGTCCGCATTAAAGAATATGGTGTATTGAATGATCGTCCTGACGGGCAGTTTCCTTCAGACCATGATC